A single Pseudoalteromonas phenolica DNA region contains:
- a CDS encoding MFS transporter → MSLFKLLLCSVCTFLVLYAPQPLLPIFSELYDVSIANSGTLMTVTMLPLAIAPLCYGVMLSQFNPLSILRIALLILAASNLLFAYSDYFSGLLICRLIQGLTLPAALIGMTSYIGTTFQGDALQRNMTLYIGSSIIGGYLGRMLAANFAAFWQWQNFFYLVSVSLVVLAMIIPKQVKREESTKQKIKPWLHLAHLKDTVLLRLFVAVFFMFFCFAALLNFLPFIVQNQYGITDNKEIGFIYTGYLVGAILSVCTPWLNRKVKNAWALLSLMFILYCISHIMLTSHILSLFIISFTLFCGCMFVIHATAAPLANKISTAPASVTNGAYVSFYYSGGALGSFLPGFIFEEYGYIAFLACLLVCCSFGLIACLANYKQGTSIT, encoded by the coding sequence ATGTCATTATTTAAATTACTGCTTTGCTCTGTCTGTACATTTTTAGTCTTATACGCCCCTCAACCTCTACTACCTATTTTTTCTGAACTATATGATGTTTCAATTGCAAACAGTGGAACATTAATGACTGTGACTATGCTCCCACTTGCCATCGCACCACTTTGCTACGGCGTTATGCTGAGCCAGTTCAATCCATTGTCAATTTTGCGTATCGCCTTACTGATCCTTGCTGCAAGTAACTTACTTTTTGCCTATTCAGATTACTTCTCAGGACTATTAATTTGTCGACTTATACAGGGCCTTACATTACCTGCTGCGCTAATAGGCATGACAAGTTATATCGGCACCACTTTTCAAGGTGATGCATTACAAAGAAATATGACCCTTTATATTGGTAGTTCAATTATTGGGGGTTACTTAGGCAGGATGCTTGCAGCAAACTTTGCCGCATTTTGGCAATGGCAGAACTTTTTCTACTTAGTTAGTGTGAGCTTAGTTGTCCTTGCGATGATCATTCCTAAACAAGTTAAAAGAGAAGAGAGTACTAAACAAAAAATAAAGCCTTGGTTGCATTTAGCACATTTAAAAGACACTGTTCTTTTACGCCTATTCGTAGCAGTATTTTTCATGTTTTTTTGCTTTGCCGCATTGCTAAACTTTTTACCCTTTATTGTACAAAACCAATATGGCATTACGGATAATAAAGAAATTGGTTTTATCTACACTGGCTATTTGGTCGGAGCAATTTTGTCTGTGTGCACACCATGGCTTAATAGGAAAGTTAAAAACGCATGGGCACTGCTAAGCCTAATGTTCATTTTATATTGTATAAGCCACATCATGCTGACAAGTCATATATTAAGCTTATTTATTATCAGTTTTACCCTTTTCTGTGGTTGTATGTTCGTTATACACGCAACCGCAGCGCCGTTAGCTAACAAAATTAGTACGGCACCAGCTTCTGTGACTAACGGTGCCTATGTGTCTTTTTATTACAGTGGTGGCGCACTCGGCTCATTCTTACCTGGGTTTATCTTTGAAGAATATGGCTATATCGCGTTTTTGGCTTGTTTATTAGTTTGCTGCTCATTTGGGCTTATTGCATGCCTTGCAAACTACAAACAAGGCACATCTATAACCTGA
- the hflC gene encoding protease modulator HflC: MRNFSSILLIVAVLMSFSSVFVVKEGQRAIVLLFSKVQKDSEDNAVVYGPGLHFKVPFFSQVKQLDARIQTLDGAPDRFVTSEKKDLIVDSFVKWRVNDFSAYYLRARGDKQYAETLLKQKVNNGLRTNFGNRTIKEIVSGERSELMAEALVQASESATELGIEVLDVRVKQINLPNEVSESIFRRMRAERTAVAKEHRSEGQEKAETIRAEVDRRVTVMLADAERNARSVRGEGDATAAKIYADAYNKDAEFFGFVRSLEAYKKTFNNKGDVMVLSPDSEFFDYMKDAKGAK; the protein is encoded by the coding sequence ATGAGAAATTTTAGTTCTATCCTCTTAATTGTTGCCGTGTTGATGTCATTTTCATCGGTGTTTGTTGTTAAAGAAGGTCAACGTGCGATTGTTTTACTATTCAGTAAGGTGCAAAAAGACAGTGAAGACAATGCGGTTGTATACGGCCCAGGTCTTCATTTCAAAGTACCTTTCTTTAGCCAAGTAAAGCAGCTTGATGCGCGTATTCAAACGCTTGACGGTGCACCAGATCGTTTCGTAACGAGTGAGAAAAAAGACTTAATTGTTGACTCATTTGTTAAATGGCGAGTGAACGATTTCAGTGCTTACTACCTGCGTGCGCGTGGTGATAAGCAATATGCTGAAACGCTACTTAAGCAAAAAGTGAACAACGGTCTGAGAACTAACTTTGGTAACCGTACAATCAAAGAGATTGTTTCTGGTGAGCGTAGTGAGTTAATGGCAGAAGCCTTGGTGCAAGCATCTGAGAGTGCAACTGAGTTAGGTATAGAAGTTTTAGACGTTCGTGTAAAACAAATTAATCTACCTAATGAAGTGAGTGAGTCAATCTTCCGTCGTATGCGTGCTGAGCGTACCGCGGTAGCTAAAGAGCACCGCTCTGAAGGTCAAGAAAAAGCTGAAACAATTCGTGCAGAAGTAGATCGTCGAGTGACAGTTATGCTTGCTGACGCTGAGCGTAATGCGCGAAGCGTACGAGGTGAAGGCGATGCAACAGCGGCTAAGATTTACGCTGATGCATACAATAAAGACGCGGAATTCTTCGGTTTCGTTCGTTCTTTAGAAGCATATAAGAAAACCTTTAATAACAAAGGCGATGTTATGGTGCTATCACCAGACAGCGAGTTCTTTGATTATATGAAGGATGCGAAAGGCGCGAAGTAA
- a CDS encoding tetratricopeptide repeat protein: protein MFQKRHFIGLLLASISQFSFAQPEELKAVPLYTQAELIELIKKNQHLKRVKDDECQLVQDIEARAETMALPSYQFLYGDMLAYAVCVERDVELGLYYMKQAAEQGLASALEQLGRYYDVGQLVQADKAMAITYLREAAAQGDLKAQMRLVRLFNEGHGSPRDYEDAYRWLFHSVVADKKTHKQIEQALANLAKKMPESLVRRARLPM from the coding sequence ATGTTTCAAAAGCGTCATTTTATCGGCTTATTATTAGCCAGCATCAGTCAATTCTCTTTTGCACAGCCTGAAGAGTTAAAAGCCGTGCCGCTTTACACCCAAGCTGAATTAATTGAATTAATTAAAAAGAATCAGCATTTGAAGCGTGTAAAAGACGATGAATGTCAGCTAGTTCAAGATATCGAAGCTCGTGCAGAAACTATGGCTTTGCCCTCGTATCAATTTTTATATGGTGACATGCTGGCCTATGCAGTATGTGTAGAGCGCGACGTTGAACTTGGCCTTTATTATATGAAACAGGCAGCAGAGCAGGGTTTGGCGTCCGCATTGGAGCAGTTAGGTAGATATTACGATGTGGGGCAACTCGTGCAAGCAGATAAGGCGATGGCTATCACTTATTTGCGTGAAGCTGCAGCACAAGGTGACTTAAAAGCACAGATGCGTTTAGTGCGCTTATTTAACGAAGGTCATGGCAGCCCAAGAGATTACGAAGACGCTTATAGATGGTTATTTCACTCAGTGGTAGCAGACAAAAAGACCCACAAACAAATAGAGCAAGCATTGGCGAATTTAGCTAAAAAGATGCCTGAGAGTTTGGTTCGTAGAGCAAGGTTACCAATGTAA
- the hflX gene encoding ribosome rescue GTPase HflX: MFDRYEAGEQAILVHIDFQNEGDREDLKELEMLVSSAGVRSLAVVQGSRQAPDAKLFVGTGKAEEIAEIVKIHNADVIIFNHQLSPSQERNLESICKCRVLDRTTLILDIFAQRARTHEGKLQVELAQLRHISTRLIRGWTHLERQKGGIGLRGPGETQLETDRRLLRERIKSIRKRLEKVATVREQGRRARSRNEVPTVSLVGYTNAGKSSLFNFVTDAEVYAADQLFATLDPTLRKLEIDDIGPVIFADTVGFIRHLPHDLVAAFKATLTETREADLQLHVIDVADNRRKENIEEVQSVLKEIEADEIPQLLVYNKIDLLEDVKPRIDFNDEGVPIRVWLSAQTGEGTELLLEAISKLLAKKVFAHTLCVPPASGKLRGSLFNLNGVKQENYDEQGNWLLDVRIPQVDWERLKKEQGANIEQFIVSD; this comes from the coding sequence TTGTTTGACCGTTATGAAGCCGGCGAACAGGCAATCTTAGTCCATATTGACTTTCAAAACGAAGGAGATCGAGAAGATCTCAAAGAGTTAGAAATGTTGGTATCTTCTGCTGGTGTTAGAAGTTTGGCGGTTGTGCAAGGCAGTCGCCAAGCACCAGATGCTAAATTGTTTGTCGGAACCGGTAAAGCAGAAGAGATTGCTGAGATTGTCAAAATCCACAATGCAGATGTCATCATCTTTAATCACCAGCTCAGCCCCTCTCAAGAAAGAAACTTAGAGAGTATCTGTAAGTGTCGTGTATTAGACAGAACGACGCTGATTTTAGATATTTTTGCCCAGCGAGCACGTACTCACGAAGGTAAGTTACAAGTCGAGCTTGCCCAACTTAGACATATTTCAACTCGTCTGATCCGTGGTTGGACCCACTTAGAGCGCCAAAAAGGCGGGATTGGCTTACGAGGCCCAGGTGAAACTCAGCTTGAAACCGATCGCCGTTTATTAAGAGAGCGTATAAAAAGTATACGAAAAAGGCTTGAGAAAGTAGCCACGGTTCGAGAGCAAGGTAGACGTGCACGTAGTCGAAATGAAGTGCCTACTGTGTCGTTAGTGGGTTACACCAATGCGGGTAAGTCTAGCTTATTTAATTTTGTTACTGATGCTGAGGTTTATGCAGCAGATCAGCTCTTTGCGACACTTGACCCAACGCTTAGAAAGTTAGAGATAGACGATATTGGTCCTGTCATTTTTGCTGATACGGTAGGATTTATAAGACATTTACCACACGATTTAGTTGCCGCCTTTAAAGCGACATTGACTGAGACTCGTGAGGCCGATCTACAATTGCATGTGATAGATGTTGCTGACAACAGAAGAAAAGAGAACATAGAAGAGGTACAATCGGTTCTTAAAGAGATTGAAGCAGATGAAATTCCTCAGCTTTTAGTCTATAACAAGATTGATCTCTTAGAAGATGTTAAGCCAAGAATTGATTTTAACGACGAAGGAGTGCCAATTCGCGTGTGGTTGTCAGCACAAACTGGCGAAGGCACTGAATTACTACTAGAGGCGATCTCTAAGCTACTGGCAAAGAAAGTGTTTGCTCACACACTTTGCGTACCACCTGCATCAGGCAAATTACGTGGTTCGTTGTTTAATTTAAATGGTGTAAAACAAGAAAACTATGATGAGCAAGGCAATTGGCTGCTTGATGTACGTATCCCACAAGTTGATTGGGAAAGACTGAAAAAAGAACAAGGTGCAAATATCGAGCAGTTCATCGTTTCAGATTAA
- a CDS encoding cation:proton antiporter has protein sequence MSAIYIAGIAIFSVFAQWLAWIFKVPAILFLLLVGLVLGPISGQLDPDLLLGDLLFPVVSLSVAIILFEGALTLHFKELKGIGKIVRNLCSIGMLATFIIIALAGYYILELDWRVAAILGAVLVVTGPTVIAPMLNAMRPNQDIDRVLRWEGIVIDPIGALFAVLVFEAVSLVGSGGVFGHTMWALFSTLGVGLGIGIVSGWLTTLLIRKEWLPYELHKFGILALVLFSFSLSNHLSHESGLLAVTVFGIWLGNQDDLEIDSVLEFKEDLSMILISSLFILLAARLEISDIMLLGLNTVIFIAIVLFVARPICIAVSTFNSDLSLKSRVLLSWIAPRGIVAAAVGSVFALSMIEKGIPDAEKIVPLIFTVIIVTVVLQSLTATPFAKFLGVRQPSPNTLLIIGANHVARAIGKGLQEQNISVHLSDPAWENCKMARMDGLQCYYGNPQSEHAERYLPMTQLNKVLALSPNRHHNALGVQYFSHLLNEQNVFSLRSSTNHAKANKDSATFLSRQILFGDSGSFAKLSSLISKGGKISATKLTEEFDWQKYQEINKEAMPLFIIEDNSKDDEKFEIRPFVSEQKYVPKEGDKIVALQPPKMSVLKDSYLQNESEAMS, from the coding sequence ATGTCAGCTATTTATATTGCTGGAATTGCTATATTTTCAGTGTTTGCGCAGTGGTTAGCTTGGATCTTTAAAGTACCTGCAATTTTATTCTTATTGCTAGTTGGGCTAGTGTTGGGTCCTATTAGTGGTCAACTCGATCCTGATTTGCTACTTGGTGATTTACTTTTTCCTGTAGTCTCTCTTTCTGTTGCAATTATCCTTTTTGAAGGCGCACTTACACTTCATTTCAAAGAACTCAAAGGAATAGGGAAAATAGTCAGAAATCTATGTTCAATAGGTATGCTGGCAACCTTTATCATCATTGCCTTAGCTGGTTACTACATATTAGAACTTGATTGGCGAGTCGCTGCTATTTTAGGCGCGGTTTTAGTTGTAACAGGGCCGACAGTGATTGCCCCCATGCTCAACGCAATGCGACCAAACCAAGACATTGACCGTGTATTGAGGTGGGAAGGTATTGTTATTGATCCCATAGGTGCATTATTTGCTGTGCTCGTTTTTGAAGCCGTCAGTTTGGTCGGCAGTGGTGGGGTGTTTGGTCATACCATGTGGGCCCTCTTCTCAACACTCGGGGTTGGACTCGGGATAGGCATAGTCAGTGGCTGGCTCACTACACTATTAATTAGAAAAGAATGGCTGCCATATGAGTTACACAAGTTTGGGATCCTAGCTCTTGTCTTGTTTAGCTTTTCACTGTCAAATCACTTAAGCCATGAATCTGGCCTGTTAGCTGTAACTGTGTTTGGTATTTGGCTGGGTAACCAAGATGATTTAGAAATTGATTCTGTATTAGAGTTCAAAGAAGATTTATCGATGATCTTAATCTCCAGCCTATTTATACTCTTGGCTGCAAGGTTAGAAATTAGCGATATTATGTTACTGGGTTTAAATACTGTGATTTTTATCGCCATCGTTTTATTCGTTGCTCGTCCTATTTGTATTGCAGTTTCAACGTTTAATTCTGACCTATCTCTTAAATCTCGAGTGCTGCTATCTTGGATTGCACCTCGAGGTATTGTCGCTGCCGCTGTAGGTTCTGTTTTTGCACTAAGTATGATTGAAAAAGGGATACCTGATGCCGAAAAAATCGTGCCGCTGATTTTTACAGTCATCATAGTCACAGTGGTACTGCAAAGCCTAACAGCCACCCCCTTTGCTAAGTTTTTAGGCGTACGTCAGCCAAGTCCAAACACGCTTCTTATTATTGGCGCAAATCATGTTGCAAGAGCCATAGGTAAAGGTTTACAAGAGCAAAACATCAGTGTGCATTTATCAGATCCTGCTTGGGAAAACTGTAAAATGGCTCGAATGGACGGTTTACAGTGCTACTATGGCAACCCGCAATCTGAGCATGCTGAGCGTTACTTACCAATGACGCAGTTAAACAAAGTACTCGCTCTCTCTCCTAACCGTCACCATAATGCACTTGGTGTACAATATTTTTCTCATTTGTTAAACGAACAAAATGTATTTTCATTGCGTTCATCAACAAACCATGCCAAAGCAAACAAAGACAGTGCGACCTTTTTATCTAGGCAAATATTGTTTGGTGATTCTGGCAGCTTTGCCAAACTAAGTAGCCTTATCTCAAAAGGCGGAAAAATCAGCGCAACTAAGCTAACTGAAGAGTTCGATTGGCAAAAGTATCAAGAAATTAATAAGGAAGCTATGCCCTTATTTATCATTGAAGACAACAGTAAGGATGACGAAAAATTTGAAATTCGACCTTTTGTAAGTGAGCAGAAATATGTACCAAAAGAGGGAGATAAAATTGTCGCCTTACAACCTCCAAAGATGAGCGTACTGAAAGATTCATATCTACAAAATGAATCTGAAGCTATGAGCTGA
- a CDS encoding adenylosuccinate synthase, with protein MGKNVVVLGTQWGDEGKGKVVDLLTDKASLVVRYQGGHNAGHTLVINGEKTVLHLIPSGILRDNVKCVIGNGVVLAPDALMKEVGMLEERGVPVRERLLISEACPLILPYHVALDQARELARGEKAIGTTGRGIGPAYEDKVARRGLRVGDLFNPEQFAAKLKEILEYHNFTLVNYYKVDPVDFQKTYDDAMAVADILKAMVVDVTELLDQTREAGDNILFEGAQGTLLDIDHGTYPYVTSSNTTAGGVATGAGFGPLNLDYVLGIVKAYTTRVGSGPFPTELYDGLDKQDPVGKHLGDKGHEFGATTGRLRRTGWFDAVAMRRAVQINSISGFCLTKLDVLDGVETIKICTGYQLEDGTVTNVTPLAAEGYEKVTPVYEEMPGWSENTFGATSVEQLPEAAINYIKRIEEITGVPVDIISTGPDRIETMIVRNPFGA; from the coding sequence ATGGGTAAAAACGTCGTTGTACTAGGCACCCAATGGGGTGACGAAGGTAAAGGTAAAGTAGTTGATCTACTAACAGATAAAGCTTCTCTTGTTGTGCGTTATCAAGGTGGCCACAACGCGGGTCATACTTTGGTGATCAATGGTGAGAAAACAGTTCTACACTTAATCCCGTCAGGTATTTTACGTGACAATGTTAAGTGTGTAATTGGTAATGGTGTTGTGTTAGCACCTGACGCGTTAATGAAAGAAGTTGGTATGCTTGAAGAGCGTGGCGTACCTGTTCGTGAACGTCTACTTATCAGTGAAGCATGTCCTCTGATCTTGCCTTACCACGTAGCATTAGACCAAGCGCGTGAATTAGCGCGTGGTGAAAAAGCGATTGGTACAACTGGTCGTGGTATCGGTCCTGCCTATGAAGACAAAGTGGCTCGCCGCGGTCTTCGTGTTGGTGACCTATTCAACCCAGAGCAGTTTGCTGCAAAACTTAAAGAAATTCTTGAATACCATAACTTCACATTAGTTAACTACTACAAAGTAGACCCAGTTGACTTCCAGAAGACTTATGACGATGCAATGGCTGTTGCTGACATCTTAAAAGCTATGGTTGTAGATGTAACTGAACTTCTTGACCAAACACGTGAAGCTGGCGACAACATCTTGTTTGAAGGTGCTCAAGGTACACTTCTTGATATCGACCACGGTACATACCCATATGTAACGTCGTCAAATACAACCGCTGGTGGTGTTGCGACGGGTGCAGGTTTCGGTCCACTTAACCTAGATTATGTACTTGGTATCGTTAAAGCTTACACAACGCGTGTAGGTTCTGGTCCATTCCCTACAGAGCTTTACGATGGTCTTGATAAGCAAGATCCAGTCGGTAAGCACTTAGGTGATAAAGGTCATGAGTTCGGTGCGACAACTGGTCGTTTACGCCGTACAGGTTGGTTTGATGCAGTTGCAATGCGTCGCGCTGTACAGATTAACTCAATTTCTGGTTTCTGTTTAACTAAGCTAGACGTTCTTGATGGTGTTGAAACGATCAAGATCTGTACAGGTTACCAGTTAGAAGATGGCACAGTAACAAACGTTACACCACTTGCAGCTGAAGGCTACGAGAAAGTAACACCTGTTTACGAAGAAATGCCAGGTTGGTCTGAAAATACATTCGGTGCAACGTCAGTAGAGCAGCTTCCTGAAGCGGCTATCAACTACATCAAGCGTATCGAAGAGATCACAGGCGTACCAGTAGATATCATCTCTACAGGTCCTGACCGTATTGAAACAATGATTGTTCGTAACCCATTTGGTGCGTAA
- the hflK gene encoding FtsH protease activity modulator HflK has protein sequence MAWNEPGKNGNDNDPWKNRGGKDQGPPDLDEVFRKFGDKFGGIFGGKPGGSNGGLGGAGITFVLLIAIVVWALSGIYTVKEAERGIVLQFGKFDRIAEPGLRWKATFIEQVIPIDIEAVRSLSASGFMLTEDENVVSVEFEVQYRVVDPTLYRFSVTDADHSLQQALDSALRYVVGHSRMDQVLTTGREVVRQRTWDELNKIIEPYNLGLIVTDVNFKDSRPPAEVKDAFDDAIAAQEDEERFIREAEAYEREIEPRARGQVTRMTQEAEGYKERIILEAQGEVARFEQLLPEYQAAKEVTRQRLYIDMMEEVLGSSSKVLVDVKGGNNMMYLPLDKIMQRSGQQGAMTLPNASDLNQLRQTLGQQSRNNSTVNSARDRFSNDRYNNSGR, from the coding sequence ATGGCCTGGAATGAGCCGGGTAAGAATGGCAATGATAACGATCCGTGGAAAAACCGCGGTGGTAAAGATCAAGGCCCACCCGATCTTGACGAAGTATTCCGTAAATTCGGCGATAAGTTTGGCGGTATTTTTGGCGGCAAACCTGGTGGTAGTAACGGTGGTTTAGGCGGTGCAGGTATTACCTTTGTATTGCTAATCGCTATCGTTGTTTGGGCTCTAAGTGGTATTTATACCGTGAAAGAAGCCGAGCGAGGCATTGTATTACAGTTTGGTAAATTCGACCGAATTGCAGAGCCAGGCTTACGCTGGAAGGCAACGTTTATTGAACAAGTGATCCCAATCGACATCGAAGCAGTTCGCTCGTTATCGGCGTCAGGCTTCATGCTGACTGAAGACGAAAACGTAGTAAGTGTTGAATTCGAAGTTCAGTATCGTGTTGTAGACCCAACGCTATATCGCTTTAGCGTGACAGATGCTGATCACAGCTTACAACAAGCGCTTGATAGTGCGCTTCGTTATGTTGTTGGTCATTCACGCATGGACCAAGTGTTAACAACGGGTCGTGAAGTCGTTCGTCAACGTACATGGGACGAGTTAAATAAGATTATCGAACCGTACAACCTAGGCTTAATCGTCACTGACGTGAACTTTAAAGACTCTCGTCCGCCAGCTGAAGTAAAAGATGCGTTTGATGATGCGATTGCTGCACAAGAAGATGAAGAACGTTTCATTCGTGAAGCAGAAGCATATGAAAGAGAAATCGAGCCGCGTGCACGTGGTCAAGTTACTCGTATGACGCAAGAAGCTGAAGGTTACAAAGAGCGTATTATTCTTGAAGCACAGGGTGAAGTCGCACGATTTGAGCAGCTTTTACCTGAGTACCAAGCGGCGAAAGAAGTAACTCGTCAGCGTCTTTACATCGATATGATGGAAGAAGTATTAGGTAGCAGTAGTAAAGTGTTGGTTGATGTCAAAGGTGGTAACAACATGATGTATTTACCGCTTGATAAGATCATGCAGCGCAGTGGTCAACAAGGCGCCATGACACTACCAAATGCGAGCGACCTTAATCAATTACGTCAAACTTTAGGTCAGCAATCACGTAATAATAGTACTGTGAATAGCGCTAGAGACCGTTTTTCAAATGACAGATATAACAACAGTGGGAGATAA
- a CDS encoding prolyl-tRNA synthetase associated domain-containing protein has product MTEVTKVNKLTELESLFKQLNLNAIKYQHPPLHTCQDADELNLNRAGVRIKNLFLRDNYGKRHFLLLVPADYQVDLKALSKQQQLSRLGFASSQRLAKYLGVKPGCVSALAVFNDTEQVVTVWVESSLWQAEQFQCHPFFNDQTWVLNKADLERFFEYTGHAPQVIDVPCL; this is encoded by the coding sequence GTGACTGAAGTTACGAAGGTGAATAAGTTAACTGAGTTAGAGAGCTTATTTAAACAATTAAATCTTAATGCAATAAAATACCAACACCCGCCTTTACACACGTGCCAAGATGCAGATGAACTTAATCTCAATCGGGCTGGTGTGAGGATAAAAAATTTATTTTTACGAGATAATTACGGTAAGCGACATTTCCTATTGTTGGTGCCTGCTGATTATCAGGTGGATTTAAAAGCGCTGTCTAAACAGCAACAGTTATCGCGATTGGGATTTGCATCATCTCAACGATTAGCTAAGTATTTAGGTGTTAAACCGGGCTGTGTTTCTGCATTAGCGGTTTTCAACGATACTGAACAAGTTGTCACAGTATGGGTAGAATCAAGTCTATGGCAGGCTGAGCAATTTCAGTGTCACCCGTTTTTCAATGATCAGACTTGGGTGTTAAACAAAGCAGATTTAGAGCGTTTTTTTGAGTACACAGGTCATGCACCTCAGGTTATAGATGTGCCTTGTTTGTAG
- the miaA gene encoding tRNA (adenosine(37)-N6)-dimethylallyltransferase MiaA yields the protein MGPTAAGKTALAIELCQHLDTEIISVDSALVYKGMDIGTAKPNAEELAQAPHKLIDLIDPKESYSVAEFRRDAIECIDALHAQGKVPILVGGTMMYFKGLIEGLSPLPEADDKVRAQLEKEANELGWPALHALLTEVDPEAAAKISENDSQRINRALEVYRLSGKTMTELQQQKQPELPYTFHQFAIAPSDRKVLHERIEKRFKIMLDQGFKNEVLTLYKREDLHLDLPSIRCVGYRQMWEHLAGEYDHDEMLFKGVAATRQLAKRQLTWLRGWPNVTWLETDAQENLQRVLTSLSY from the coding sequence ATGGGGCCAACAGCTGCTGGTAAAACAGCACTGGCAATTGAGTTATGTCAGCATTTAGACACAGAAATTATCAGTGTCGATTCTGCGCTGGTGTATAAAGGGATGGATATTGGTACTGCAAAGCCAAATGCGGAAGAGTTAGCCCAAGCACCACATAAACTAATTGATCTGATTGATCCTAAAGAAAGTTACTCGGTTGCAGAGTTTAGACGCGATGCCATTGAATGCATCGATGCGCTTCATGCTCAAGGTAAAGTACCTATTCTGGTTGGCGGTACCATGATGTACTTTAAGGGCTTAATTGAAGGGTTGTCACCTCTGCCTGAAGCGGATGACAAAGTGCGTGCCCAATTAGAGAAAGAAGCCAATGAACTAGGTTGGCCCGCTCTTCATGCTCTTTTGACTGAAGTTGATCCAGAAGCTGCAGCAAAAATAAGTGAAAACGACTCTCAACGCATTAACCGTGCACTAGAGGTGTATCGTTTATCGGGTAAAACCATGACTGAGTTACAGCAGCAAAAGCAGCCAGAGTTACCTTATACGTTTCATCAATTCGCTATCGCACCTTCTGACCGTAAAGTCTTACATGAAAGAATCGAAAAAAGATTTAAAATAATGTTAGATCAGGGGTTTAAAAATGAAGTTTTGACCTTATATAAGCGAGAAGACCTACATTTAGATTTACCGTCGATACGTTGTGTTGGATATCGACAGATGTGGGAACACTTAGCCGGCGAATACGATCACGATGAAATGTTATTTAAAGGAGTCGCAGCGACTAGGCAGCTAGCAAAGCGGCAATTAACTTGGTTGAGGGGATGGCCAAACGTGACTTGGTTAGAGACTGATGCGCAAGAAAACTTGCAACGTGTTCTAACTTCGCTAAGCTATTAG
- the hfq gene encoding RNA chaperone Hfq produces MAKGQSLQDPFLNVLRRERIPVSIFLVNGIKLQGKIQSFDQFVILLENTVNQMVYKHAISTVVPARAVNFQSAQSGESSDNSGSEEGNY; encoded by the coding sequence ATGGCAAAAGGCCAATCTTTACAAGACCCATTTTTGAATGTATTACGTCGTGAACGCATTCCTGTTTCAATTTTTTTAGTTAACGGCATCAAATTACAAGGTAAGATCCAATCTTTTGATCAATTCGTAATCTTACTTGAGAACACAGTAAACCAAATGGTTTACAAACACGCTATTTCAACAGTCGTTCCTGCTAGAGCAGTTAATTTCCAATCTGCGCAGAGCGGTGAGAGTTCAGATAACTCTGGTAGCGAAGAAGGTAATTATTAA